The genomic region GAGATGTCGTCCAAGTTTTGCCGTTCTGTGTGATGGTGACATTACCGTCGAATGTGGCAAGCTTCGTTTTCCAGTTGAACGAGGCCGTGTTGGAGGTGATCGTCAGTCCGTCACGCGAGAAGTGCGAGCCGCCTTTGATATAAGCCGTGCGTGCCGGACCTTTGAC from Selenomonadales bacterium harbors:
- a CDS encoding organic solvent tolerance protein OstA, translated to ITIGARTITADSARFSPVTMEVWGDDGVSFKQDGITFKGGSVYVKGPARTAYIKGGSHFSRDGLTITSNTASFNWKTKLATFDGNVTITQNGKTWTTSHQEYDVRANVLH